In a genomic window of Halostella litorea:
- a CDS encoding adenylate kinase, translating to MSTPNVLILGAPGAGKGTQSSRIVDEFGVEHVTTGDALRSNKGMDISHLDTEYDTPGAYMDAGELVPDEVVNEIVKTALAEADGYVLDGYPRNASQAEYLDEITDLDVVLYLDVSKDVLVDRLTGRRVCSDCGANYHVDFEPPEEAGVCDDCGGELIQREDDTEETVRERIRVYEDNTEPIIERYDESGELVRIDGEGSPDEVWEAVRDAVESAA from the coding sequence ATGAGCACGCCGAACGTTCTCATCCTGGGTGCGCCCGGGGCAGGGAAGGGGACACAGAGCAGCCGGATCGTCGACGAGTTCGGGGTCGAACACGTGACGACCGGCGACGCGCTCCGCTCGAACAAGGGGATGGACATCAGCCACCTCGACACGGAGTACGACACGCCCGGCGCGTACATGGACGCCGGCGAACTGGTGCCCGACGAGGTCGTCAACGAGATCGTCAAGACGGCGCTGGCCGAGGCCGACGGCTACGTGCTCGACGGCTACCCGCGCAACGCCTCGCAGGCCGAGTACCTCGACGAGATCACCGACCTCGACGTCGTGCTGTACCTCGACGTGTCGAAGGACGTGCTCGTCGACCGCCTCACCGGGCGGCGCGTCTGCTCGGACTGTGGCGCGAACTACCACGTCGACTTCGAACCGCCCGAGGAGGCGGGCGTCTGCGACGACTGCGGCGGCGAACTGATCCAGCGCGAGGACGACACCGAGGAGACGGTCCGCGAGCGCATCCGCGTGTACGAGGACAACACCGAGCCGATCATCGAGCGCTACGACGAGTCGGGCGAACTCGTCCGGATCGACGGCGAAGGGTCGCCCGACGAGGTGTGGGAAGCGGTCCGCGACGCCGTCGAGTCCGCGGCGTAG
- a CDS encoding RNA-guided pseudouridylation complex pseudouridine synthase subunit Cbf5, translating to MALRPAPEERSPAELLEFGVVNLDKPAGPSAHQVSAWVRDMVADRVGEDAVDRAAHAGTLDPKVTGCLPTMLGDATRLAQVFLEGSKEYVSVLECHDAVPDDVAAVASEFEGPIYQKPPRKSAVVRNLRVREVYELDVLEAGDRQALLRIECESGTYVRKLCHDLGLALGTGAHMGHLRRTATDPFDDRDLVTLHDLEDALSFWTEDGDAGPLREVVDPAERALDHLPAVTVAPSAAEQIAEGAPVYAPGVIDADEAAREDGALVACYVPNGTAVCLGRTAGDLDADEGTAVALERVLV from the coding sequence ATGGCGCTCCGCCCCGCCCCCGAGGAGCGCTCGCCGGCCGAACTGCTCGAATTCGGCGTCGTCAACCTCGACAAGCCCGCCGGGCCGTCGGCCCACCAGGTGAGCGCCTGGGTCCGGGACATGGTCGCGGACCGCGTCGGCGAGGACGCCGTCGACAGGGCCGCCCACGCGGGGACGCTCGACCCGAAGGTGACGGGCTGCCTGCCGACGATGCTCGGCGACGCGACCCGGCTCGCGCAGGTGTTCCTCGAAGGCTCGAAGGAGTACGTCTCCGTGCTGGAGTGTCACGACGCGGTGCCCGACGACGTGGCCGCGGTCGCAAGCGAGTTCGAGGGGCCGATCTACCAGAAGCCCCCGCGCAAGAGCGCCGTCGTCCGGAACCTGCGCGTCCGCGAGGTGTACGAACTGGACGTGTTGGAGGCGGGCGACCGCCAGGCGCTCCTGCGGATCGAGTGCGAAAGCGGGACGTACGTCCGAAAGCTCTGTCACGACCTCGGGCTGGCGCTCGGGACGGGCGCGCACATGGGCCACCTCCGCCGGACGGCGACCGACCCGTTCGACGACCGCGACCTCGTCACGCTCCACGACCTGGAGGACGCGCTGTCGTTCTGGACCGAGGACGGCGACGCGGGGCCGCTCCGCGAGGTCGTCGACCCGGCCGAGCGCGCGCTCGACCACCTGCCGGCCGTGACGGTCGCGCCGAGCGCGGCCGAGCAGATCGCGGAGGGCGCGCCGGTGTACGCGCCGGGCGTGATAGATGCCGACGAGGCCGCCCGCGAGGACGGGGCGCTGGTCGCCTGCTACGTGCCGAACGGGACGGCCGTCTGTCTCGGGCGGACGGCGGGCGACCTCGACGCCGACGAGGGGACGGCCGTGGCGCTAGAGCGCGTGCTGGTGTAG
- a CDS encoding MFS transporter, with the protein MATEDDSVSAFAPFRRFLSLERDVLVLSLAMFAFSLGFQMTNRFLPDYMVALGASGFVVGLFGTVGNVISAVYPYPGGAVSDRIGSRYALTLFGLVSTVGFAFWLVAPQIGVVSVAGVAVEPWVWIFVGLLLAQAWKSFGLGATFAVVKQATDPSRLAAGFASTETFRRTAFLIGPVAAAVLIDLHPDFTVSFQYVLAVAVVFGVLGTAVQHVLYDAGSDAIGDSFEGIDRIRQDLRDMPDPLRPLLVGDTLVRFANGMVYTFFILVVTRFYGIGLDATLAVGGFSYAVDLSPQAFFGYLLGVEMLVALLSMIPAAKAAERVGLKPVVALGFAVYAVFPVVLIYAPAVATPYLSPAGVMVVVFAFSGLRFAGLPSHKALIVGPADRGAGGRVTGTYYLLRNAVVIPSAALGGYLWDFVSPEVAFTLAAAIGAVGTGYFLAFGEEFEAYA; encoded by the coding sequence ATGGCTACCGAAGACGACTCGGTCAGCGCCTTCGCCCCGTTCCGACGGTTCCTCTCGCTGGAACGCGACGTGCTCGTCCTCTCGCTGGCGATGTTCGCGTTCAGCCTCGGGTTCCAGATGACGAACCGCTTCCTGCCGGACTACATGGTTGCGCTCGGCGCGTCCGGGTTCGTCGTCGGCCTCTTCGGCACCGTCGGGAACGTCATCTCCGCGGTGTACCCGTACCCGGGCGGGGCCGTCTCCGACCGGATCGGGTCGCGGTACGCGCTGACGCTGTTCGGTCTCGTCTCCACCGTCGGCTTCGCGTTCTGGCTGGTCGCCCCGCAGATCGGGGTCGTCTCGGTCGCCGGGGTCGCGGTCGAGCCGTGGGTCTGGATCTTCGTCGGCCTGCTGCTGGCCCAGGCCTGGAAGTCCTTCGGGCTGGGGGCGACGTTCGCCGTCGTCAAGCAGGCGACCGACCCGTCGCGGCTGGCCGCGGGCTTTGCGAGCACCGAGACGTTCCGCCGGACCGCGTTCCTGATCGGCCCGGTCGCCGCCGCGGTGCTGATCGACCTGCACCCGGACTTCACGGTGAGCTTCCAGTACGTCCTCGCCGTCGCGGTCGTCTTCGGCGTCCTCGGGACGGCCGTCCAGCACGTCCTCTACGACGCCGGCTCCGACGCGATCGGCGACTCGTTCGAGGGCATCGACCGGATCAGGCAGGACCTGCGGGACATGCCGGACCCGCTCCGACCGCTGCTCGTCGGCGACACGCTCGTCCGCTTTGCCAACGGCATGGTGTACACCTTCTTCATCCTCGTCGTCACGCGCTTCTACGGGATCGGCCTCGACGCGACGCTCGCGGTCGGGGGGTTCTCGTACGCCGTCGACCTCTCCCCGCAGGCCTTCTTTGGCTACCTGCTCGGCGTCGAGATGCTCGTGGCGCTCCTGTCGATGATCCCCGCCGCGAAAGCCGCCGAGCGGGTCGGCCTCAAACCCGTCGTCGCGCTCGGGTTCGCCGTCTACGCCGTCTTCCCGGTCGTCCTGATCTACGCGCCGGCCGTCGCCACGCCGTACCTCTCGCCTGCCGGCGTCATGGTCGTCGTGTTCGCGTTCTCGGGGCTGCGCTTCGCGGGGCTGCCATCGCACAAGGCGCTCATCGTCGGCCCCGCCGACCGGGGCGCGGGCGGCCGCGTGACCGGGACGTACTACCTGCTCCGGAACGCCGTCGTCATCCCCAGCGCCGCGCTCGGGGGCTACCTCTGGGACTTCGTCAGCCCCGAGGTGGCTTTCACCCTCGCCGCCGCCATCGGCGCCGTCGGTACCGGCTACTTCCTCGCGTTCGGCGAGGAGTTCGAGGCGTACGCCTGA
- a CDS encoding MaoC family dehydratase produces MPVATPGDTATATLAVTEDRIDAFASVTGDENPLHLDPGYASESIFDGQIAHGMLSAGAISSALADLPGDIVYVSQDLSFENPVRPGQTVEATATVADRDDDRLTVETTAETDDGPVVTGTATVLSLPHGSEPQGSD; encoded by the coding sequence ATGCCAGTTGCCACACCCGGCGACACCGCGACCGCGACGCTCGCCGTGACGGAGGACCGGATCGACGCCTTCGCCTCGGTCACCGGCGACGAGAACCCGCTCCACCTGGACCCGGGCTACGCCAGCGAGTCGATCTTCGACGGCCAGATCGCCCACGGCATGCTGTCGGCGGGGGCGATCTCAAGCGCGCTCGCCGACCTGCCCGGCGACATCGTCTACGTCTCGCAGGACCTCTCGTTCGAGAACCCGGTCCGACCGGGCCAGACCGTCGAGGCGACCGCGACCGTCGCGGACCGCGACGACGACCGCCTGACGGTCGAGACGACCGCCGAGACCGACGACGGGCCGGTCGTCACCGGCACCGCGACGGTGCTGTCGCTCCCGCACGGGTCCGAACCGCAGGGGTCCGACTGA
- the cmk gene encoding (d)CMP kinase — translation MLLTVSGPPGSGKSTNAARLAETFGLEHVSGGDIFRSLAAERGLSLAEFNELAEEDDGIDRDLDRRLREIAVERDDVVLESRLAGWLAGDEADLRFWLDAPLAVRAERIADREDKAVADARSETEVREESEAQRYREYYGIDIADLSIYDISLNTARWGEEPAFDILADAVEAYDPAGDEGAYPVTGVSYDF, via the coding sequence ATGTTACTGACCGTCTCCGGCCCTCCCGGGAGCGGAAAGAGTACGAACGCGGCGCGGCTCGCCGAAACGTTCGGCCTCGAACACGTCTCGGGCGGCGACATCTTCCGGTCGCTCGCCGCCGAGCGCGGCCTCTCGCTGGCGGAGTTCAACGAACTGGCGGAGGAGGACGACGGGATCGACCGCGACCTTGACCGCCGGCTGCGGGAGATCGCCGTCGAGCGCGACGACGTGGTGCTCGAATCCCGCCTCGCCGGCTGGCTGGCGGGCGACGAGGCCGACCTCCGGTTCTGGCTCGACGCGCCGCTTGCGGTCCGCGCCGAGCGCATCGCCGACCGCGAGGACAAGGCCGTCGCCGACGCCCGCTCCGAGACGGAGGTCCGCGAGGAGAGCGAGGCCCAGCGCTACCGGGAGTACTACGGCATCGACATCGCGGACCTGTCGATCTACGACATCTCGCTGAACACCGCCCGGTGGGGCGAGGAGCCGGCGTTCGACATCCTCGCCGACGCCGTCGAGGCGTACGACCCGGCCGGCGACGAGGGCGCGTACCCGGTCACCGGCGTCAGCTACGACTTCTGA
- a CDS encoding amino acid permease: MSDEELAKDLGPLAALTIGVGTMIGAGIFVLPGEAILKAGSLASVAFVLGGVIAMFTALSASELGTAMPRSGGAYYYVNHALGPLFGSVAGWANWLGLAFASAFYMVGFGRYIARILGLGGNVGVGPASISVVKLIALVGAAFFVLINYVGAKETGRLQNIIVVILVAILAVFTFLGTLRAEPGNLPPATDVVTTLETTGLIFVSYLGFVQITSVAEEIKDPGRNLPRAVIGSVVIVTVVYALVLVVMSAAVPQGFIADVITSNQENPIAVVEVGQYIQGALMGGALLFGGLLATASSANASILASSRINFAMGRDSIVTPALNEIHPRFGTPYRAIGITGGLILLFIVVGDLTLLSGAASGLHLIIYGLLNAALLVMRYVAPEEYTPDFTVPLFPLLPILGVVFSFALLVFVAGDALVLSFGIAAAAVLWYLLYARSRTEKQGILSEYILERSDELPDSAVSAATTVQPDGGTYRVMVPLANPEHQQELITLASAVAKQRGGEVHAVHIVQVPDQTSLSYAEDRLDEFAADRDIVESARENAETFGVPVETHTVLSHRSFEEVFDAATTYDVDLVVMGWGPHSHDGRAESRLDELTHDIPCDFVVLKDRGFDASRILVPTAGGPSSDLSAELAALLRSEFGAEVSLLHAVGEDETPEEAERFLEGWADDHGLADANLLVSEADVETAIGEAAADHTMLLIGATERGLLSRLLRGSLVLDVVEDVDCSVLLTETSRERSLRERLFG, translated from the coding sequence ATGAGCGACGAGGAACTAGCCAAGGACCTCGGTCCCCTCGCCGCGCTGACGATCGGCGTCGGCACGATGATCGGGGCGGGCATCTTCGTGTTGCCCGGCGAGGCGATCCTCAAGGCCGGCTCGCTCGCCTCCGTCGCGTTCGTCCTCGGCGGCGTCATCGCGATGTTCACCGCCCTCTCGGCCAGCGAACTCGGGACGGCGATGCCCAGGTCCGGCGGCGCGTACTACTACGTCAACCACGCGCTCGGGCCGCTCTTTGGCTCCGTCGCCGGGTGGGCCAACTGGCTCGGCCTCGCCTTCGCCAGCGCGTTCTACATGGTCGGGTTCGGGCGATACATCGCCCGTATCCTCGGGCTCGGCGGGAACGTCGGCGTCGGGCCGGCGTCGATATCCGTCGTCAAACTGATCGCGCTCGTCGGGGCCGCCTTCTTCGTCCTCATCAACTACGTCGGCGCGAAGGAGACGGGGCGGCTCCAGAACATCATCGTCGTCATCCTCGTCGCCATCCTGGCCGTGTTCACCTTCCTGGGGACGCTGCGTGCCGAACCCGGGAACCTCCCGCCGGCGACCGACGTCGTGACGACGCTCGAGACGACCGGCCTCATCTTCGTCTCGTATCTGGGGTTCGTCCAGATCACGAGCGTCGCCGAGGAGATCAAAGACCCCGGGCGGAACCTCCCCCGGGCGGTCATCGGCAGCGTCGTCATCGTGACCGTGGTGTACGCGCTGGTGCTTGTCGTAATGAGCGCCGCGGTGCCCCAGGGGTTCATCGCGGACGTGATCACCAGCAACCAGGAGAACCCCATCGCCGTCGTCGAGGTCGGCCAGTACATCCAGGGGGCGCTGATGGGCGGTGCCCTGCTGTTCGGCGGCCTGCTGGCGACGGCCTCCAGCGCGAACGCCTCCATCCTCGCCTCCTCCCGGATCAACTTCGCGATGGGCCGGGACAGCATCGTCACGCCCGCACTCAACGAGATCCACCCCCGATTTGGCACGCCGTACCGCGCCATCGGCATCACCGGCGGGCTCATCCTGCTTTTCATCGTCGTCGGCGACCTGACGCTGCTGTCGGGGGCCGCCTCCGGGCTCCACCTCATCATCTACGGGCTGTTGAACGCCGCGCTGCTGGTGATGCGCTACGTCGCGCCCGAGGAGTACACGCCCGACTTCACGGTGCCGCTGTTCCCGCTCTTGCCGATCCTCGGCGTCGTGTTCTCCTTTGCCCTGCTGGTGTTCGTCGCGGGCGACGCCCTGGTCCTCTCCTTCGGCATCGCCGCGGCGGCGGTGCTCTGGTACCTGTTGTACGCCCGGTCCCGGACGGAAAAGCAGGGGATCCTCTCCGAGTACATCCTCGAACGCTCCGACGAACTGCCGGACAGCGCGGTGTCGGCCGCGACGACCGTCCAGCCCGACGGGGGCACGTACCGCGTGATGGTGCCGCTCGCGAACCCGGAACACCAGCAGGAACTGATCACGCTCGCCAGCGCCGTCGCGAAGCAACGCGGCGGCGAGGTCCACGCGGTCCACATCGTTCAGGTGCCCGACCAGACCTCGCTGTCGTACGCGGAGGACCGCCTGGACGAGTTCGCCGCGGACCGCGACATCGTCGAGAGCGCACGCGAGAACGCCGAGACGTTCGGCGTCCCGGTCGAGACCCACACCGTCCTCTCACACCGCTCGTTCGAGGAGGTGTTCGACGCCGCGACGACGTACGACGTCGATCTGGTCGTGATGGGCTGGGGGCCACACTCCCACGACGGCCGCGCCGAGTCCCGACTCGACGAACTCACCCACGACATCCCCTGTGACTTCGTCGTGCTGAAGGACCGCGGCTTCGACGCCTCGCGGATCCTCGTCCCGACGGCCGGCGGGCCGAGTTCGGACCTCTCGGCCGAACTCGCCGCCCTGCTCCGGTCGGAGTTCGGGGCCGAGGTGTCGCTGCTCCACGCGGTCGGCGAGGACGAGACGCCCGAGGAGGCCGAGCGCTTCCTGGAGGGGTGGGCCGACGACCACGGCCTCGCCGACGCGAACCTGCTCGTCAGCGAGGCGGACGTGGAGACGGCCATCGGGGAGGCGGCCGCGGACCACACGATGTTGCTCATCGGCGCGACCGAACGTGGCCTGCTCTCCCGGCTCCTCCGGGGGTCGCTGGTGCTGGACGTCGTCGAGGACGTCGACTGCTCGGTCCTGCTGACCGAGACCTCGCGGGAGCGGTCGCTCCGGGAACGGTTGTTCGGCTGA
- a CDS encoding AMP-binding protein yields MVHDHGERPYGWVGAWSERRAALSPDAVGLEDATTGESYTYADLDARANRTARLLADHGVGKGDRVAVVSRNRVELVDLFFAGGKTGAVLAPLSHRLAPPELGELLDTVDPSLLVVEAPFADAVAEAVGGDAPCPAVVLPADPAGERAAFADAPTYRDALPADDAPFDGPELALSDPCLFLHTGGSTGTPKETVITHGSVRWNSFNTITAWGLRADDVTPMVFPMFHTGGWNVLTLPLFHMGGTVVISREVDPGRVLRTIEREGATAFVAVPAVLRSMAAHGDWGDTDLSTLRFVKSGGGPCREATIRAWRERGVDLSQGYGLTECGPNNFAMPEGWPADKTDTIGRPVPHTDVRIVDEGGDPVDDGEIGELELAGPHAADRYWRDESETRAAFGAVYDPPVDRWVSTGDLASVDGDGYYRIEGRKKNMFTSGGENVYPPEVEDAVADHPAVEEVVVIGVPDDTWGTVGKAVIQPAASDVAAGDGEPLTVDELREFLDGRLAGFKQPRRVAFVDELPTSGPSKIDRSAVQREHGGSDTKDN; encoded by the coding sequence ATGGTCCACGACCACGGCGAGCGCCCCTACGGGTGGGTCGGCGCGTGGAGCGAGCGCCGGGCGGCGCTGTCGCCCGACGCGGTCGGCCTCGAGGACGCGACGACGGGCGAGTCGTACACGTACGCCGACCTCGACGCGCGGGCCAACCGGACGGCCCGCCTGCTTGCCGACCACGGCGTCGGCAAGGGTGACCGCGTCGCCGTCGTCTCGCGCAACCGCGTGGAACTCGTCGACCTCTTCTTCGCGGGCGGGAAGACCGGGGCGGTCCTCGCGCCGCTGTCCCACCGCCTCGCGCCGCCGGAACTGGGCGAACTGCTCGACACCGTCGACCCGTCACTGCTGGTCGTCGAAGCGCCCTTCGCCGACGCCGTCGCCGAGGCGGTCGGCGGCGACGCGCCGTGTCCGGCGGTGGTCCTTCCGGCCGACCCCGCCGGGGAACGCGCCGCTTTCGCCGACGCGCCGACCTACCGCGACGCCCTGCCCGCCGACGACGCGCCGTTCGACGGCCCCGAACTGGCGCTGTCGGACCCCTGCCTGTTCCTCCACACGGGCGGGTCGACCGGGACGCCAAAGGAGACGGTGATCACCCACGGTTCGGTGCGCTGGAACTCGTTCAACACGATCACGGCGTGGGGGCTGCGGGCCGACGACGTGACGCCGATGGTGTTCCCGATGTTCCACACCGGCGGGTGGAACGTGCTGACGCTCCCGCTGTTCCACATGGGCGGGACGGTCGTGATCAGCCGCGAGGTCGACCCCGGCCGCGTGCTGCGGACCATCGAGCGCGAGGGCGCGACGGCGTTCGTCGCGGTGCCCGCAGTCCTCCGGTCGATGGCGGCCCACGGCGACTGGGGCGACACGGACCTCTCGACGCTGCGGTTCGTCAAGAGCGGCGGCGGCCCCTGCCGCGAGGCGACGATCCGGGCGTGGCGCGAGCGGGGCGTCGACCTCTCGCAGGGGTACGGCCTCACCGAGTGCGGCCCGAACAACTTCGCGATGCCCGAGGGCTGGCCCGCCGACAAGACCGACACCATCGGCAGGCCGGTCCCCCACACCGACGTCCGGATCGTCGACGAGGGCGGCGACCCCGTCGACGACGGCGAGATCGGCGAACTCGAACTCGCCGGCCCGCACGCGGCCGACCGCTACTGGCGCGACGAGTCGGAGACGCGGGCGGCGTTCGGCGCCGTCTACGACCCGCCTGTGGACCGCTGGGTGTCGACGGGCGACCTGGCCAGCGTCGACGGCGACGGCTACTACCGCATCGAGGGGCGCAAGAAGAACATGTTCACCAGCGGCGGCGAGAACGTCTACCCCCCGGAGGTCGAGGACGCCGTCGCGGACCACCCCGCCGTCGAGGAGGTGGTCGTGATCGGCGTCCCCGACGACACGTGGGGGACGGTCGGCAAGGCGGTGATCCAGCCGGCGGCGTCGGACGTGGCGGCCGGCGACGGGGAACCGCTGACGGTCGACGAACTGCGCGAGTTCCTCGACGGCCGGCTCGCGGGGTTCAAACAGCCGCGCCGGGTCGCGTTCGTCGACGAACTGCCGACCAGCGGCCCGTCGAAGATAGACCGCTCGGCGGTCCAGCGGGAGCACGGCGGGTCAGACACGAAAGATAATTGA
- a CDS encoding alpha/beta fold hydrolase: MPIATNDGVDLYYEVDGSSDADTVVLVEGLGYGRWMWRWQREALAERFETVVWDNRGTGDSDAPEGPYTIGEMAGDLEAVLADHGAESAHVVGASMGGMIAQQYAIDYDRVDRLALLCSSPGGDDAVEASPEVQARMVAEPEGADERETIRHRMAPAMTDVLRDDDDLLSRIVDWRLQGDATEAGRNAQLAAVGAFDASDRLGGIDVPTLVAHGTADRVLPFGNAELLAEGIPDARLDPFEGGPHLFFIEQADAVNETLLDFLGGD; the protein is encoded by the coding sequence ATGCCGATCGCTACCAACGACGGGGTCGACCTGTACTACGAGGTCGACGGCTCGTCCGACGCCGACACGGTCGTGCTGGTGGAGGGACTCGGATACGGCCGCTGGATGTGGCGGTGGCAGCGCGAGGCGCTGGCCGAGCGCTTCGAGACGGTCGTCTGGGACAACCGCGGCACCGGTGACTCCGACGCGCCGGAGGGGCCGTACACCATCGGCGAAATGGCGGGCGACCTCGAAGCCGTGCTCGCCGACCACGGCGCGGAGTCTGCCCACGTCGTCGGCGCGAGCATGGGCGGGATGATCGCCCAGCAGTACGCGATCGACTACGACCGGGTCGACCGGCTCGCCCTCCTGTGTTCCTCGCCCGGCGGCGACGACGCGGTCGAGGCGTCGCCGGAGGTGCAGGCCCGCATGGTCGCCGAACCGGAGGGTGCCGACGAGCGCGAGACGATCCGCCACCGCATGGCCCCCGCAATGACCGACGTCCTCCGGGACGACGACGACCTGCTCTCGCGGATCGTCGACTGGCGGCTCCAGGGGGACGCGACCGAGGCCGGCCGGAACGCGCAACTGGCCGCCGTCGGCGCGTTCGACGCTTCCGACCGGTTGGGGGGGATCGACGTCCCCACGCTGGTCGCCCACGGCACCGCGGACCGCGTCCTGCCGTTCGGGAACGCCGAACTCCTCGCGGAGGGGATCCCCGACGCCCGGCTTGATCCGTTCGAGGGCGGCCCGCACCTCTTTTTCATCGAGCAGGCCGACGCCGTCAACGAGACGCTGCTCGACTTCCTGGGGGGCGACTGA
- a CDS encoding DUF1328 domain-containing protein produces the protein MAMIDAFVAPLQLTGDFLQWAIVFFVLAIIAAVVGARGVAGISMEIARIFIVVFIILAIVTLLL, from the coding sequence ATGGCGATGATCGACGCGTTCGTCGCCCCGCTGCAGCTCACTGGTGACTTTCTGCAGTGGGCGATCGTGTTTTTCGTCCTCGCAATCATCGCGGCCGTCGTCGGCGCACGCGGCGTCGCCGGGATCAGCATGGAGATCGCGCGGATCTTCATCGTCGTGTTCATCATCCTGGCTATCGTCACGCTGTTGCTGTGA
- a CDS encoding DUF106 domain-containing protein — translation MARTAEKVESLIEEDVTMADALAAVRRETKANGGEVEWGDVRDDLTSGQWGRLIEKGVLVSGDEGFELADPEAVEEALEDDGTVSTGATSTGEGDDEEASWSQYDKLAGVSALALMVGYYYDPVKNAVGGTIDAVLAPLSATMPFYAVILSVAMITGLYSTLLQSNLMDMDKMAEYQERMKAIQEKQKRAKERGDDEALEKVREEQMEAMGDQMGMFKEQFRPMVWIFLLTIPFFLWMYWKIGDPQFGSTTVVMPMHGEVSWSEGIVGPMQAWIVWYFLCSMGFTQLIRKSLNLQTTPTN, via the coding sequence ATGGCACGGACAGCGGAGAAAGTGGAGTCCCTCATCGAGGAGGACGTCACCATGGCCGACGCGCTCGCGGCGGTGCGCCGCGAGACGAAGGCCAACGGCGGCGAAGTCGAGTGGGGGGACGTCCGCGACGACCTCACGAGCGGACAGTGGGGCCGGCTCATCGAGAAGGGGGTCCTCGTCAGCGGCGACGAGGGATTCGAACTCGCCGACCCCGAGGCCGTCGAGGAGGCCCTCGAGGACGACGGGACGGTCAGCACGGGCGCGACCTCGACCGGCGAGGGGGACGACGAGGAGGCGAGCTGGTCCCAGTACGACAAGCTAGCCGGGGTCAGCGCGCTGGCCCTGATGGTCGGCTACTACTACGACCCCGTGAAGAACGCGGTCGGCGGGACGATAGACGCCGTCCTCGCGCCGCTGTCGGCGACGATGCCGTTCTACGCCGTCATCCTCTCGGTCGCGATGATCACGGGGCTGTACTCGACGCTGCTCCAGTCCAACCTGATGGACATGGACAAGATGGCCGAGTACCAGGAGCGGATGAAGGCGATCCAGGAGAAACAAAAGCGCGCGAAGGAGCGCGGCGACGACGAGGCCTTAGAGAAGGTCCGCGAGGAGCAGATGGAGGCGATGGGGGACCAGATGGGGATGTTCAAGGAGCAGTTCCGGCCGATGGTGTGGATCTTCCTGCTCACCATCCCCTTCTTCCTGTGGATGTACTGGAAGATCGGCGACCCGCAGTTCGGCTCGACGACGGTCGTCATGCCGATGCACGGCGAGGTCTCCTGGTCGGAGGGGATCGTCGGCCCGATGCAGGCGTGGATCGTCTGGTACTTCCTCTGCTCGATGGGCTTCACCCAGCTCATCCGGAAGTCGCTGAACCTCCAGACGACCCCGACGAACTGA